One window of Corynebacterium accolens genomic DNA carries:
- the thiS gene encoding sulfur carrier protein ThiS, whose protein sequence is MEYTVNGEPRNSDGPITVGTIVEAETGDAVPKGVAVAVNGDVVPASNWSYEVANGDELDILIAVQGG, encoded by the coding sequence ATGGAATACACGGTTAATGGAGAACCCCGCAACAGCGATGGGCCGATCACCGTGGGCACCATTGTAGAAGCAGAAACTGGCGATGCCGTGCCGAAAGGCGTGGCCGTAGCCGTCAATGGCGATGTCGTTCCAGCCAGCAACTGGTCTTATGAAGTCGCCAACGGCGATGAGCTCGATATCCTCATCGCCGTACAGGGCGGTTAG
- the thiO gene encoding glycine oxidase ThiO, whose amino-acid sequence MHNAEHAIIGAGIIGLTTAFELVDAGVDPQEIVVIDPHPISGATFVAGGMLAPVAEVQYRQEPLYPLMVASGEMFPDLLIRLSAKTTAPTGHRRESTLVVGADRADGVHIRELLALQQKHGMDAHALPLRQARKLEPGLSPQLAAAVEIPGDHQINPRMFSACLLEYLQHAGVRFLSTAATRIDGQNVQLADAPMVTANMIYLCNGLGAKDVDGWFEGANPLALRPVLGDMLRLRVPEELAPITRVVRAFVEDRPVYVIPRTDGTIAIGATSREDNRKGPSVDGVHTLLRDAIRVVPGLEDCEFIEAIVGARPGTPDDLPYLGKVRDGLVISTGYFRHGILLSALGAKVGAQLGLGTSPGIDISACDPLRHAR is encoded by the coding sequence ATGCATAATGCCGAGCACGCGATCATTGGCGCGGGAATCATCGGGCTTACCACCGCATTCGAGTTGGTGGATGCGGGTGTCGACCCACAGGAAATCGTGGTGATCGATCCCCACCCCATTAGCGGTGCCACCTTCGTGGCCGGCGGCATGCTGGCTCCGGTGGCGGAGGTGCAATACCGGCAAGAGCCGTTGTACCCGCTGATGGTTGCTTCGGGCGAGATGTTCCCGGATTTGCTAATCAGGTTGAGTGCGAAAACCACCGCACCGACCGGGCATCGCCGTGAATCCACCCTGGTGGTGGGCGCCGACCGCGCCGATGGCGTGCACATCCGCGAGCTGCTGGCGCTACAGCAGAAACACGGCATGGATGCCCACGCACTGCCATTGCGGCAAGCACGAAAGCTAGAGCCTGGGCTCAGCCCCCAACTGGCCGCCGCGGTGGAAATCCCGGGCGATCATCAGATCAACCCGCGCATGTTCAGCGCGTGCCTGCTGGAATACCTGCAGCACGCCGGGGTTCGCTTTCTGTCCACGGCAGCAACGCGCATCGACGGCCAAAATGTGCAGCTTGCCGATGCCCCCATGGTCACTGCCAACATGATCTACCTCTGCAACGGGCTGGGCGCCAAGGACGTGGATGGCTGGTTCGAGGGTGCCAATCCCCTAGCGCTGAGGCCGGTGTTGGGTGACATGCTGCGGCTGCGGGTACCAGAGGAGCTAGCGCCAATCACCCGGGTGGTGCGCGCATTCGTGGAGGATCGGCCGGTGTATGTTATTCCCCGCACCGACGGCACCATCGCTATCGGTGCTACCAGCCGCGAAGACAACCGCAAGGGCCCGTCTGTGGACGGTGTGCACACGCTCCTTCGCGATGCCATCCGCGTGGTTCCGGGACTGGAGGATTGCGAGTTCATCGAAGCGATCGTTGGAGCCCGGCCAGGCACCCCCGATGATTTGCCCTACCTGGGCAAAGTACGCGACGGGCTAGTGATCTCCACCGGGTACTTCCGCCACGGAATCCTCCTGTCCGCCCTGGGGGCTAAGGTGGGTGCCCAGTTGGGATTGGGCACGTCCCCGGGGATAGACATTTCGGCCTGCGATCCGCTACGCCACGCCCGATAG
- a CDS encoding thiamine phosphate synthase, translating to MSANQPDLRCYHVTGVPQEKVVQVAAAAAAGGAGVIQVRSKPISVRDLTALAIDVAAAVEEANPATRVLIDDRVDVAAALMGNHNIHGVHIGQDDLDPRLARRILGEDAIIGLTTGTLELVQGANEYADVIDYIGAGPFRPTPTKNSGRTPLGLDGYPPLVSASAVPVVAIGDVQATDAEALAQTGVAGVAIVRAFMDSDDQAALATTVVDAFDRADKNAATGSHA from the coding sequence GTGAGCGCTAACCAACCGGACCTGCGGTGTTACCACGTGACGGGTGTACCGCAGGAGAAGGTCGTGCAGGTTGCCGCAGCGGCAGCAGCCGGTGGCGCGGGCGTGATTCAAGTTCGCAGCAAACCCATTAGCGTGCGCGATCTGACCGCGCTTGCTATCGACGTGGCGGCGGCGGTCGAAGAGGCCAATCCAGCAACGCGGGTGCTTATCGATGACCGAGTCGACGTGGCCGCCGCGCTGATGGGTAACCACAATATCCACGGCGTACACATCGGCCAGGACGACCTGGATCCGCGCCTGGCACGACGAATCCTTGGCGAGGATGCGATCATCGGGTTGACCACCGGCACCCTCGAGCTTGTGCAGGGTGCTAACGAGTACGCCGATGTGATCGACTACATCGGTGCCGGGCCGTTCCGCCCCACGCCCACGAAAAACTCCGGCCGCACCCCGCTGGGGTTGGATGGTTATCCCCCACTCGTGAGTGCATCGGCAGTTCCGGTGGTGGCTATTGGAGACGTGCAGGCCACCGACGCAGAAGCACTGGCCCAGACCGGTGTGGCTGGAGTGGCGATTGTGCGTGCTTTTATGGACTCCGATGATCAAGCTGCGCTGGCAACCACGGTTGTCGATGCCTTCGATCGGGCGGACAAGAATGCAGCCACAGGTTCACATGCATAA
- the thiC gene encoding phosphomethylpyrimidine synthase ThiC, producing MTDTSAQHTRTTIPNDEYGAEIHPKHSFAPIEKQVESFGKTFTLQVPETEVQLDDSPTGPNAPQKLYRTRGPWAEPTEGLEALRSEWIEARGDVEAYEGRRRNLLDDGNRALKRGEASDEWKGISRETLRAKEGKRVTQMHYARQGIITPEMEYVALREHCDVEKVREQVASGKAIIPNNINHPESEPMIIGNAFNTKINANIGNSAVTSSIREEVDKLRWATRWGADTVMDLSTGNDIHTTREWIMRNSPVPIGTVPIYQALEKVDGVAEDLTWEIFRDTVIEQCEQGVDYMTIHAGVRLPFVPLTTKRVTGIVSRGGSIMAGWCLAHHKESFLYENFDELCEIFAKYDVAFSLGDGLRPGSIADANDAAQFAELKTIGELTHRAWEYDVQVMVEGPGHVPLNMVQVNNEKEQEWCGGAPFYTLGPLVTDIAPGYDHITSAIGAANIAMGGTAMLCYVTPKEHLGLPNKDDVKTGVITYKVSAHAADVAKGHPGAHEWDDAMSKARFEFRWHDQFALSLDPDTAQSYHDETLPAEPAKTAHFCSMCGPKFCSMRISQDIRDAFGEKIDEALATDREQSLVKDLGLPGFGRQSVDEEGVTNAEGEEEMAEEFRRAGSKLYLNRDEAKEVSEDLQKEAAAYSER from the coding sequence ATGACGGATACGTCTGCCCAGCACACCCGTACTACCATCCCGAACGACGAGTACGGTGCGGAAATCCACCCGAAGCACAGCTTCGCCCCCATCGAAAAGCAGGTGGAATCCTTCGGCAAGACCTTCACCCTACAGGTGCCGGAGACCGAGGTGCAGCTGGACGATTCCCCTACCGGCCCGAACGCGCCGCAGAAGCTCTACCGCACACGTGGCCCGTGGGCCGAGCCGACAGAGGGGCTAGAGGCTCTGCGCAGCGAGTGGATCGAAGCTCGCGGCGATGTGGAGGCCTACGAGGGCCGGCGCCGCAACCTGTTGGACGACGGTAACCGCGCCCTCAAGCGTGGCGAGGCCAGCGATGAGTGGAAGGGTATAAGCCGCGAGACGCTGCGAGCCAAGGAAGGCAAGCGCGTAACCCAGATGCACTACGCCCGCCAGGGTATTATCACCCCGGAGATGGAATACGTCGCACTGCGCGAGCACTGCGACGTAGAAAAGGTGCGCGAGCAGGTTGCCTCCGGTAAGGCAATCATCCCGAATAATATCAACCACCCGGAATCCGAGCCGATGATCATCGGCAATGCCTTCAACACGAAGATCAACGCCAATATCGGCAACTCCGCAGTGACCTCCTCCATCCGCGAAGAGGTGGACAAGCTGCGCTGGGCTACCCGCTGGGGCGCAGATACCGTGATGGATCTATCCACGGGCAACGACATTCACACCACCCGCGAGTGGATCATGCGCAACTCTCCGGTGCCGATCGGTACCGTGCCGATCTACCAGGCCCTTGAGAAGGTCGACGGCGTGGCCGAGGACCTGACCTGGGAAATCTTCCGCGATACCGTAATCGAGCAATGCGAGCAGGGCGTGGACTACATGACGATCCACGCCGGGGTGCGCCTGCCCTTCGTGCCGCTGACCACCAAGCGCGTGACCGGCATCGTTTCGCGCGGCGGTTCCATCATGGCCGGCTGGTGCCTAGCCCACCACAAGGAATCCTTCCTGTACGAGAACTTTGACGAGCTGTGCGAGATCTTCGCCAAGTACGACGTCGCGTTCTCGCTTGGCGATGGCCTGCGCCCCGGCTCCATCGCCGATGCCAACGACGCAGCCCAGTTCGCTGAACTGAAGACCATCGGTGAATTGACCCACCGTGCCTGGGAGTACGACGTTCAGGTCATGGTAGAAGGCCCAGGCCACGTGCCGCTCAACATGGTGCAGGTCAATAACGAAAAGGAGCAGGAATGGTGCGGCGGCGCGCCGTTTTACACCCTGGGACCGCTGGTTACCGATATTGCTCCCGGCTATGACCACATCACTTCCGCCATCGGTGCGGCCAATATCGCGATGGGTGGTACCGCGATGCTGTGCTACGTCACCCCGAAGGAGCACCTCGGCCTACCGAATAAGGACGACGTGAAGACTGGTGTGATCACCTACAAGGTCTCCGCGCACGCGGCGGACGTCGCCAAGGGCCACCCTGGCGCCCACGAGTGGGACGATGCGATGAGCAAGGCTCGCTTCGAATTCCGTTGGCACGACCAGTTCGCCCTGTCCCTGGACCCGGATACCGCCCAGTCCTACCACGACGAAACCCTGCCTGCGGAGCCGGCGAAGACCGCCCATTTCTGCTCGATGTGCGGACCAAAATTCTGCTCCATGCGCATCAGCCAGGATATCCGCGACGCATTCGGCGAGAAGATCGACGAGGCTCTGGCCACCGACCGAGAGCAATCGCTAGTCAAGGACCTCGGCTTGCCTGGCTTCGGCCGCCAGAGCGTGGACGAAGAGGGCGTCACTAACGCCGAAGGCGAAGAAGAAATGGCCGAGGAGTTCCGTCGTGCGGGCTCCAAGCTCTACCTAAACCGTGACGAGGCTAAGGAAGTTTCCGAGGACCTGCAGAAGGAAGCAGCGGCGTACAGTGAGCGCTAA
- a CDS encoding ThiF family adenylyltransferase — protein sequence MSQLPREELHRVARQTLLPGFGIAQQEALHGTHVFVIGAGGLGCPLMQQLAAAGVGEISVIDDDTVDLTNIHRQILFGAQDVGRSKVEVAAEKLEQLQPGIVVHAIRDRLTADNAVDYLRGVDILVDGSDTFATKFLAADAAEITGTPLVWGSVLRFRGDCAVWWSGPGAESGVGIRDLYPLQPDPDSVPDCATAGVLGVTTSVVAGLMSTELIQFATGMNRDRVGLLSIYDALSSSITHFRVPHDPARELTTQLQDNYGGAACAVLEDDDTADKIFDKLRDGAAAIDVREAGEAAIDDFFFDATAKHYHLPTSVWLEDPEAARSLLDSLQGAGLSDAWVYCASGKRSASFISAFAEEAEQRSIMLHNVAGGIKSQPATFHGMPDH from the coding sequence ATGAGCCAACTGCCCCGCGAAGAGCTGCATAGAGTGGCCCGCCAGACCCTGTTGCCCGGTTTTGGCATCGCCCAGCAGGAAGCGCTGCACGGTACCCACGTATTCGTCATCGGCGCTGGTGGTTTGGGTTGCCCCCTGATGCAGCAACTGGCTGCCGCCGGTGTGGGCGAGATTTCTGTGATCGACGACGACACGGTGGATCTCACCAATATCCACCGCCAGATCCTATTCGGCGCCCAGGATGTGGGTAGATCCAAGGTGGAGGTCGCCGCCGAAAAGCTCGAGCAGCTGCAGCCCGGCATCGTGGTGCATGCGATTCGCGACCGGCTTACCGCCGACAACGCCGTGGATTATCTCCGTGGAGTGGACATCCTGGTGGATGGTTCCGATACGTTTGCCACCAAGTTCCTAGCCGCTGATGCTGCGGAGATCACGGGTACCCCGCTGGTATGGGGCTCGGTGCTGCGATTTCGCGGCGACTGCGCAGTGTGGTGGTCTGGACCCGGTGCCGAATCGGGCGTGGGCATACGGGACCTCTATCCCCTGCAACCCGATCCCGATTCCGTGCCGGATTGCGCCACCGCCGGCGTGCTGGGCGTGACCACAAGCGTGGTCGCGGGCCTGATGTCGACCGAGCTAATCCAGTTCGCCACCGGCATGAACCGCGACCGGGTTGGTCTGTTGAGCATCTACGATGCCCTGAGTTCCTCCATCACTCACTTCCGCGTGCCCCACGACCCAGCACGTGAGCTAACCACACAGCTGCAGGACAACTACGGTGGCGCTGCCTGTGCCGTGCTGGAGGACGATGATACCGCTGACAAGATATTCGATAAGCTGCGCGATGGCGCCGCGGCCATCGATGTACGCGAAGCCGGGGAGGCCGCAATTGATGATTTCTTTTTTGACGCCACCGCCAAGCATTACCACTTACCAACCTCCGTGTGGCTGGAAGATCCAGAGGCAGCGCGCTCCCTGCTCGATTCCCTGCAGGGCGCGGGGCTTAGCGACGCCTGGGTGTACTGCGCCTCCGGCAAGCGATCGGCCAGCTTCATCTCGGCCTTCGCTGAGGAAGCCGAACAGCGTAGCATTATGCTGCACAACGTTGCAGGTGGCATAAAGAGCCAGCCCGCAACATTCCACGGGATGCCGGATCACTAA
- a CDS encoding thiazole synthase encodes MLTIANKQFDSHLVMGTGGASSQDMLEQSLVASGTELTTVAMRRHSANSPGGESIFELLQRLNIDVLPNTAGCRTARDAVTTAKLAREALGTNWVKVEVIADDRTLLPDVVELVDACEMLVAEGFVVLAYTSDDPVIAKRLEDVGVDAVMPLGSPIGTGLGILNPHNIELICSRTQVPVLLDAGVGTTSDAALAMELGCDGVLLASAINRCQDPLAMATAMKYAVEGGRLARQAGRIPKRQHAVASSSFEGLASWEDKVL; translated from the coding sequence ATGCTTACTATTGCAAATAAACAATTCGATTCGCATCTAGTAATGGGAACCGGCGGGGCCAGCAGCCAGGACATGCTGGAGCAATCCCTGGTTGCCAGCGGTACGGAGCTCACCACCGTCGCCATGCGTCGGCACAGCGCTAATAGTCCCGGTGGCGAGTCCATCTTCGAGCTCTTACAACGATTAAACATTGACGTGCTACCCAACACTGCGGGGTGCCGCACCGCCCGCGATGCCGTGACCACCGCCAAGTTAGCCCGCGAGGCGCTGGGCACCAATTGGGTGAAGGTAGAGGTGATCGCGGATGATCGCACGCTTCTACCGGACGTGGTGGAGCTCGTGGATGCTTGCGAGATGCTGGTTGCTGAAGGATTCGTGGTGCTGGCATACACGAGCGACGATCCGGTCATCGCCAAGCGGCTAGAAGACGTGGGCGTGGATGCGGTGATGCCTTTGGGCTCGCCGATTGGTACGGGTCTGGGTATCCTGAACCCGCACAATATTGAGCTGATCTGTTCGCGCACCCAGGTTCCCGTGCTGCTGGATGCCGGTGTGGGCACGACCTCCGATGCTGCACTAGCCATGGAGCTGGGCTGCGATGGCGTGCTTCTAGCCAGTGCCATCAACCGCTGCCAGGATCCCCTGGCGATGGCGACTGCAATGAAATACGCCGTGGAAGGCGGCCGGTTGGCCCGCCAAGCTGGGCGCATTCCGAAAAGGCAGCACGCCGTGGCCTCGTCATCGTTTGAAGGGTTGGCGAGCTGGGAAGATAAGGTCCTGTAA
- a CDS encoding ornithine cyclodeaminase has protein sequence MNHAVKFVDVENMARWIQREGVENIITGMVDYLEADYREWERFDKIPRVASHTPFGVIELMPTSNGKEYSFKYVNGHPSNPARGYQTVTAFGVIADVDNGYPTFEAEMTLLTALRTAATSAMVGKHLARKDSKRMAMIGAGSQSEFQALGFRGVMGIEDITIYDIDPEAVEKFKRNLEPLGFNITACSSVDEAVLGADIITTCTADKAQNQILADRHVAPGVHLNAVGGDCPGKTELESSILDKSKVFVEFPEQTRIEGEIQQKPEDFPVVEFYQVLTGQATGRDDDEQITLFDDVGFAINDFSALRYLRDSVKGTDLESEIDIIANPDDPKDLFSLVANVPSLL, from the coding sequence ATGAACCACGCTGTTAAGTTTGTAGACGTCGAAAATATGGCGCGCTGGATTCAGCGCGAAGGCGTAGAGAACATCATTACTGGAATGGTGGATTACCTCGAGGCTGACTACCGCGAATGGGAGCGCTTTGACAAGATTCCGCGCGTTGCCTCCCACACCCCGTTCGGCGTCATCGAGCTGATGCCTACCTCTAACGGTAAGGAGTACTCCTTCAAGTACGTTAACGGTCACCCGTCCAACCCTGCTCGCGGTTACCAGACCGTTACCGCATTTGGTGTTATCGCTGACGTCGACAATGGTTACCCGACCTTCGAAGCAGAGATGACCCTCCTTACCGCGCTGCGCACCGCCGCCACCTCCGCCATGGTGGGCAAGCACCTTGCGCGCAAGGATTCCAAGCGCATGGCGATGATTGGTGCTGGCTCGCAATCCGAGTTCCAGGCATTGGGCTTCCGCGGCGTCATGGGCATCGAAGACATCACCATTTACGATATCGACCCTGAAGCAGTGGAGAAGTTCAAGCGTAACCTGGAGCCGCTCGGCTTCAACATCACTGCTTGCTCTAGCGTCGACGAGGCAGTATTGGGTGCAGATATCATTACCACCTGCACCGCCGACAAGGCTCAGAACCAGATTCTTGCTGATCGCCACGTTGCCCCAGGCGTACACCTCAACGCAGTTGGCGGTGACTGCCCAGGCAAGACCGAGCTAGAGAGCTCCATTTTGGACAAGTCCAAAGTCTTCGTGGAATTCCCGGAGCAGACCCGCATCGAGGGCGAAATCCAGCAGAAGCCGGAAGACTTCCCGGTCGTGGAGTTCTACCAGGTACTCACCGGTCAAGCCACCGGCCGCGACGACGATGAGCAGATCACGCTTTTCGATGACGTCGGATTCGCCATCAATGACTTCTCCGCGCTGCGTTACCTGCGCGATTCCGTCAAGGGCACCGACTTGGAGTCCGAGATTGACATCATTGCCAACCCGGACGATCCTAAGGATCTGTTCTCCTTGGTTGCTAACGTTCCGTCCCTGCTTTAA